The Magnolia sinica isolate HGM2019 chromosome 9, MsV1, whole genome shotgun sequence genome contains a region encoding:
- the LOC131256757 gene encoding 4-coumarate--CoA ligase 2-like: MEQQLQNSDFIYRSKLPDIEIPNHLTLHSYCFENVVHFADRPCLINGATGDIYTYADVDRTVRKVAAGLDKLGIEKGHVIMLLLPNCPEFVFAFFGASRRGATTTMANPFYTPNEVSKQAKACDARLIITQACYVDKVRDLAKESDIKIMTIDSPPDGCLHFSELLIADENQIPAVEVSPDDVVALPYSSGTTGLPKGVMLTHKGQVTSVAQQVDGDNPNLYMHSEDVVLCVLPLFHIYSLNSVLLCALRVGAAILIMQKFEIVALLELVQRYKVTIAAIVPPIMLAIAKSPVVDKYDLSSIRTIMSGAAPMGKELEDIVRAKLPNAKLGQGYGMTEAGPVLSMCLAFAKEPFNIKSGACGTVVRNAELKIVDPETGASLPRNQPGEICIRGDQIMKGYLNDPEATKITIDKDGWLHTGDIGLVDNDEELFIVDRLKEIIKYKGFQVAPAELEAMLIAHPKIADAAVVPMKDEAAGEVPVAFVVKSNGSDISEEEIKQYISKQVVFYKRISRVFFVEAIPKAPSGKILRKDLRAKLAAGFPN; encoded by the exons atggaacaacaactccagAATTCCGATTTCATCTACCGATCCAAGCTCCCAGACATCGAAATCCCAAACCATCTCACCCTCCACAGCTACTGCTTCGAGAACGTGGTCCACTTCGCAGATCGGCCATGCCTCATCAACGGCGCAACGGGCGACATCTATACATACGCGGACGTAGATCGCACCGTCCGAAAGGTCGCGGCGGGTCTCGACAAGCTGGGGATCGAGAAGGGCCACGTCATCATGCTCCTCCTCCCAAATTGCCCTGAATTCGTCTTCGCATTCTTCGGCGCGTCTCGCCGCGGTGCCACGACGACGATGGCGAATCCGTTTTACACGCCGAACGAGGTTTCCAAGCAAGCCAAAGCATGCGATGCACGGCTGATAATCACGCAAGCGTGTTACGTCGATAAGGTGAGAGATCTCGCGAAGGAATCCGATATCAAGATCATGACCATCGATTCTCCACCGGACGGATGCCTGCATTTCTCTGAATTGCTGATAGCTGATGAGAATCAGATCCCAGCCGTTGAGGTCAGCCCCGACGATGTCGTGGCGCTCCCGTATTCCTCCGGCACCACCGGGCTTCCGAAGGGCGTGATGCTGACACATAAAGGGCAGGTGACTAGTGTGGCCCAGCAAGTGGACGGTGATAATCCCAACCTCTACATGCACAGCGAGGATGTTGTGTTGTGTGTACTGCCGCTGTTTCATATATACTCCCTGAATTCGGTTCTGCTCTGTGCCCTGCGAGTCGGTGCGGCGATCTTGATCATGCAGAAGTTCGAGATCGTAGCCCTGCTGGAGCTCGTCCAGCGGTATAAGGTCACGATCGCTGCGATCGTGCCACCGATCATGCTGGCGATTGCAAAAAGCCCGGTCGTGGACAAATACGATCTGTCCTCGATTAGAACGATCATGTCCGGGGCCGCGCCTATGGGAAAAGAGCTCGAGGACATTGTTAGAGCTAAGCTGCCCAATGCCAAGCTCGGCCAG GGGTACGGCATGACGGAAGCGGGTCCAGTGCTTTCTATGTGCTTGGCCTTTGCAAAAGAGCCGTTCAATATAAAATCGGGCGCTTGTGGAACGGTCGTGAGGAACGCTGAGTTGAAGATCGTCGATCCCGAGACGGGCGCTTCCCTGCCTCGCAATCAGCCCGGTGAGATTTGCATCCGAGGCGATCAAAtaatgaaag GTTACCTCAATGATCCGGAGGCCACGAAAATAACTATAGACAAAGATGGATGGTTGCACACTGGTGACATTGGTTTAGTGGACAACGACGAAGAGCTCTTCATCGTTGACCGGCTCAAAGAGATCATCAAGTACAAAGGATTTCAAGTAGCCCCCGCTGAGTTGGAAGCCATGCTCATCGCTCATCCCAAGATTGCTGATGCCGCTGTTGTTCC CATGAAAGATGAGGCTGCCGGCGAGGTCCCAGTGGCATTTGTAGTAAAATCCAACGGTTCGGACATCTCTGAGGAAGAGATCAAGCAATACATATCCAAGCAG GTTGTATTCTACAAGAGGATTAGCCGAGTGTTCTTCGTGGAAGCCATTCCAAAGGCCCCATCAGGTAAAATCCTGCGGAAGGATTTAAGGGCTAAGCTTGCAGCTGGTTTTCCCAATTAA